In one Sporomusa sphaeroides DSM 2875 genomic region, the following are encoded:
- a CDS encoding glycosyltransferase family 2 protein, giving the protein MICVVVPAKNEGGRITTVLQNLGTLPIDHIILVANGSKDSTMREALAMRLPKLQIIYFHECLGIDTPRAIGAKVALSLGSDVVAFVDGDMVGTFNENLMELIDGVLLKHLDMALTNCYPSPPRHIERHNPTFQWRLNLNKELGLDKKINLASPAHGPHAVSRRLLETIPLRELAIPPVTMALARTHKLKIDVATTIPHYRLGSSVKNQIHTNKIIDTIVGDCLEAIAAFHDQNRNRQWQTKTYLGYHVDRRFDLLDLFLNEKPCSK; this is encoded by the coding sequence GTGATTTGCGTGGTCGTTCCGGCCAAAAATGAGGGGGGGCGCATCACTACTGTATTGCAAAATTTGGGAACATTGCCGATTGATCATATCATTCTAGTGGCTAACGGTTCCAAGGACAGCACAATGCGCGAGGCCTTAGCCATGCGTCTCCCCAAACTGCAAATTATCTATTTTCATGAATGTCTGGGAATTGACACTCCCCGCGCCATTGGCGCTAAAGTGGCTTTGTCACTGGGCAGCGACGTCGTCGCTTTTGTTGACGGCGACATGGTAGGCACTTTTAACGAGAATTTGATGGAGCTGATCGACGGTGTATTGCTTAAACACTTAGACATGGCACTCACTAATTGTTATCCTTCCCCGCCGCGTCATATTGAGCGACATAACCCGACTTTTCAGTGGCGGCTTAATCTTAATAAAGAATTAGGGCTTGATAAAAAAATCAACCTGGCCAGCCCGGCCCATGGTCCGCATGCGGTATCCCGCCGCCTGCTGGAAACCATTCCGTTGCGCGAGCTGGCTATTCCTCCAGTTACTATGGCTCTTGCCCGCACGCATAAACTGAAAATAGATGTGGCTACCACCATTCCCCACTACCGTCTGGGTTCATCGGTGAAAAATCAAATTCATACCAACAAAATCATTGATACCATTGTCGGCGACTGCCTTGAAGCCATTGCTGCATTCCATGACCAAAACCGCAACCGCCAATGGCAAACCAAAACCTACTTGGGTTATCATGTTGACCGGCGTTTTGATTTGCTGGACCTGTTTTTGAACGAAAAGCCCTGCTCAAAATGA
- a CDS encoding Eco57I restriction-modification methylase domain-containing protein, producing MSTQAERRARRAARKAAGVFYTPEYIVDYILQQTLANHDVVTNPVPKVLDPACGTGNFLIAAYDLLLHKFGEMLPLLRQYYADRKYMVHDGQTEVAIDGAAYWCRENLHYHLVRHCLYGADIDAQAIAIAHGRLLDKCRERPLYQPVPNLLLGDSLIKWEDSNKIPTDIPMDAGQQRRLADFWSCGYDFIVGNPPYVSFGLNRVGKMTVVQSDYLRANYPRSAQYKLSYYALFLERSILALNPGGYLGFITPDSYLLGRYYSKIRQYILDTCRIHELTLAGSKVFSGVQVGIPVITVLSKGPRRQQAHSDVLAVNKLNDSGKVTVTHQYPQNYFDHQAYNRFRLFFNAKDKGIIDTIEQAPNRFGDLTKIRTGMRSLTVQAAIKSKNRQGDSWKQGVISSSQVLPFGIVYQGDWLDVTPAKLNKGGWDAAVIAGPKIFLRQTGDSLIAAVDNSGLYHLNNIHSLTVLDPGICLDYLSCILNSRLMNFYYHIVTLEKGRSMAQVDIETVEKLPLCIDRERAGLLAGLGRTLAQLVSRLCSLQEQDNPTWLSDFTAAYHEMNQVVYHIYGLSADDVLYIEQHTDSYWERYKELKKPRGRQ from the coding sequence GTGTCAACGCAAGCTGAACGTCGCGCCCGCCGGGCGGCCCGCAAGGCTGCCGGAGTATTTTATACACCTGAGTATATTGTAGATTATATTTTGCAGCAGACGCTGGCAAACCATGATGTTGTAACCAATCCGGTGCCTAAGGTGCTTGATCCGGCTTGCGGCACAGGCAATTTTTTGATTGCTGCCTATGATTTGCTGCTGCATAAATTTGGCGAAATGCTGCCGCTGCTGCGGCAATATTATGCTGACCGGAAGTATATGGTCCATGACGGTCAGACCGAGGTCGCTATTGACGGGGCAGCCTACTGGTGCCGGGAAAACCTGCATTACCACCTTGTCAGGCATTGCTTATACGGGGCCGATATTGACGCGCAGGCCATAGCTATTGCGCACGGCCGGTTGTTGGACAAGTGCCGGGAGCGGCCTTTATATCAGCCAGTACCCAATCTGCTGCTAGGAGACAGCCTGATTAAATGGGAAGACAGCAATAAGATTCCGACAGATATTCCTATGGATGCCGGGCAGCAGCGCCGGTTGGCTGATTTTTGGTCTTGTGGCTATGATTTCATTGTTGGCAATCCTCCATATGTAAGTTTCGGGTTAAACCGGGTAGGTAAAATGACGGTTGTTCAGTCCGATTACCTGCGGGCTAATTATCCCCGTTCGGCCCAGTACAAATTAAGCTATTACGCGTTGTTTCTGGAGCGAAGCATCTTAGCGTTAAACCCTGGAGGGTATCTGGGGTTTATTACCCCGGACAGTTATCTTTTGGGCCGCTATTATTCAAAAATACGGCAATATATACTGGATACTTGCAGAATACATGAATTGACACTGGCCGGCAGCAAGGTGTTCAGCGGTGTTCAGGTGGGTATTCCGGTTATTACTGTCTTGTCTAAGGGGCCCAGGCGGCAGCAGGCACATTCTGATGTGCTTGCGGTTAACAAGTTAAACGATTCAGGCAAGGTAACCGTGACACATCAATATCCCCAGAATTATTTTGACCATCAGGCGTACAATCGGTTCCGGCTGTTTTTTAACGCAAAAGATAAAGGCATTATTGATACCATTGAGCAAGCGCCAAACCGCTTCGGTGATTTGACCAAAATCAGGACAGGTATGCGCTCCTTGACGGTTCAGGCGGCAATTAAGAGTAAAAACAGGCAGGGTGACTCCTGGAAGCAGGGGGTAATATCCTCTTCACAGGTATTGCCGTTTGGCATTGTTTATCAGGGGGACTGGCTTGATGTTACTCCCGCCAAGCTTAATAAAGGCGGTTGGGATGCCGCGGTGATAGCCGGACCGAAGATTTTCCTCCGGCAGACCGGCGACAGCCTGATTGCTGCTGTGGATAACTCGGGTTTATACCATTTGAACAATATTCATTCACTGACAGTGCTGGACCCGGGCATCTGTTTAGACTACTTGTCATGTATTCTCAATTCCAGGTTAATGAATTTTTATTATCATATTGTGACTTTAGAAAAAGGGCGGTCTATGGCCCAGGTCGATATTGAGACAGTAGAAAAACTGCCACTCTGCATTGACCGGGAGCGTGCCGGTCTGCTGGCCGGGCTGGGGAGAACGCTGGCACAGCTGGTTAGCCGGCTGTGTTCGCTGCAGGAACAGGATAACCCCACCTGGTTGTCTGATTTTACTGCCGCTTATCATGAGATGAATCAGGTTGTATACCACATATACGGGTTATCGGCTGATGATGTTTTATATATTGAACAACATACCGATTCTTATTGGGAAAGGTATAAAGAATTGAAAAAACCAAGAGGCCGTCAGTAG
- a CDS encoding DUF3794 domain-containing protein, translating to MDDRADRAINDACTLGVQTGTIIVRQIIGEKEKQKALDIHVVVPERKPAIEQIVDVFVKEVEVNSVDVITDKVIVRGEFEIKAIYVAALPDQPVHAVEIKHYKWTLDIDIPGARRGMDAEASVVVEFVDYDVDDHHRAYKYKNFDPIDCDDDDDDDDDDCHDHDHDHGCHDHDHDDCDDHHHGHHHHRNCREFDVSVILKVTAKVMTDREVNIGTGTLPTKPKG from the coding sequence ATGGACGATAGAGCCGATAGAGCCATTAATGATGCGTGTACCCTAGGTGTGCAAACAGGCACTATTATTGTACGGCAAATCATTGGAGAAAAGGAAAAACAGAAAGCCTTAGATATTCATGTGGTCGTTCCTGAAAGAAAACCGGCTATTGAGCAAATTGTCGATGTGTTTGTGAAAGAAGTGGAAGTTAACAGTGTCGACGTTATTACCGACAAGGTTATTGTTCGCGGTGAATTTGAAATAAAGGCCATTTATGTAGCCGCCTTACCTGACCAGCCTGTACACGCGGTGGAAATTAAGCACTATAAATGGACGCTTGACATTGATATTCCCGGCGCCCGCAGGGGTATGGACGCAGAAGCCAGCGTAGTAGTAGAATTTGTCGACTATGATGTGGATGATCACCACCGTGCATATAAGTACAAAAATTTCGATCCCATTGACTGCGATGATGACGATGACGATGATGACGATGATTGCCACGACCATGACCACGACCACGGTTGTCACGACCATGACCATGATGATTGCGATGATCATCATCACGGGCATCACCACCACCGCAATTGCCGGGAGTTTGATGTATCGGTAATTCTTAAAGTAACCGCCAAAGTTATGACCGACCGGGAAGTAAATATCGGAACAGGAACATTGCCTACCAAGCCTAAAGGATAA
- the rnmV gene encoding ribonuclease M5, with protein sequence MIKEVIVVEGKQDIAAVKRAVDAECIATEGFNLLPRTISRIDDAYKKRGIIILTDPDSAGERIRKYLAERFPEARHAFVPREQADANNDIGIEQASPAAIRDALGKVRLHEWQPSNEFSWQDIMTSGLSGVPDAAVRRAVAGEKLGIGYANAKGFLYRLNHYGVTRSEFNEALNFLAAKTRQDSAVEEPNYGN encoded by the coding sequence ATGATTAAAGAAGTAATTGTGGTGGAAGGTAAACAGGATATTGCCGCTGTTAAGCGGGCTGTTGATGCCGAATGCATTGCTACCGAGGGCTTTAACCTGTTGCCACGCACTATTAGCCGGATTGATGATGCCTATAAAAAGCGGGGAATTATCATTTTGACTGATCCGGACAGTGCCGGCGAACGGATTCGAAAATATCTGGCCGAACGGTTTCCCGAAGCCAGGCATGCTTTTGTGCCACGGGAGCAGGCTGACGCCAACAATGATATTGGTATTGAACAGGCGTCGCCGGCAGCTATCCGGGATGCGCTGGGCAAAGTACGGCTGCATGAATGGCAGCCCTCAAATGAATTTAGCTGGCAGGATATTATGACTTCCGGCTTAAGCGGGGTGCCTGATGCTGCCGTTCGCCGGGCGGTTGCGGGGGAAAAGCTGGGCATCGGGTATGCCAATGCCAAAGGCTTTTTATACCGCTTAAATCACTATGGCGTTACCCGCAGCGAATTTAATGAAGCACTGAACTTCTTGGCTGCAAAGACTCGGCAAGACAGTGCTGTGGAGGAACCTAACTATGGCAATTAA
- a CDS encoding 3D domain-containing protein has translation MRDEKAVLAKYGQKKVALIVALLLASLLATGFVWAQKKVQILADGQFYTVKTMYKNPHKILQKAGIALGPEDEIRLSTTGVETGTVIEVFRAVPVTVNFQGKTFTLLTGKPTVREVASQVGVPEDKIKLTPGEDARPVAGMNIRAVVLTEKIEEQEVPDLYQVVRQPDPTLEKGVEEIAQPGENGIKKATVRVRFEDGAKVSADVLSEIVAVSSKPQIIRVGTRDTVDTSRGTMHFRNVRHMEATAYLPTDGSPQGLTATGIAARRGIVAVDPDVIPLGTRVYVPGYGMGLAADVGGAIVGDKIDLCMESSSEAWQFGRRVVKVYILAE, from the coding sequence ATGCGTGATGAAAAGGCCGTACTGGCAAAGTACGGACAGAAAAAAGTAGCATTGATTGTCGCATTGCTACTGGCATCATTGCTGGCAACCGGATTTGTTTGGGCACAAAAAAAAGTCCAGATTCTTGCAGATGGTCAATTTTATACTGTAAAAACTATGTACAAAAATCCGCATAAAATTCTACAGAAAGCTGGAATTGCGCTTGGTCCTGAGGACGAAATCCGTCTCTCAACCACCGGCGTAGAAACAGGAACTGTAATTGAGGTCTTTCGTGCAGTACCGGTAACCGTTAACTTTCAGGGAAAAACCTTTACTTTACTTACCGGTAAGCCCACTGTGCGTGAGGTTGCCAGCCAGGTGGGAGTACCTGAGGACAAAATCAAGTTAACCCCCGGGGAGGATGCCAGGCCGGTTGCCGGCATGAACATCCGGGCGGTTGTCCTAACTGAGAAAATCGAAGAACAGGAAGTTCCTGACCTGTACCAGGTTGTCCGTCAGCCTGATCCCACACTGGAAAAAGGTGTGGAGGAAATCGCACAGCCTGGTGAGAATGGCATCAAGAAAGCCACTGTACGCGTCAGGTTTGAAGATGGCGCCAAGGTTTCCGCCGATGTGCTGTCAGAGATTGTGGCTGTAAGTTCAAAACCGCAAATTATCCGGGTAGGTACTCGCGATACGGTAGACACTTCCCGCGGCACTATGCATTTCCGGAATGTCCGCCATATGGAAGCCACTGCCTATCTGCCGACCGACGGTTCGCCCCAGGGGTTGACCGCCACCGGGATTGCTGCCCGGCGCGGCATTGTTGCTGTTGACCCGGATGTTATTCCGCTGGGTACCCGCGTATATGTTCCCGGCTATGGCATGGGACTGGCGGCCGATGTTGGCGGTGCCATCGTGGGTGACAAAATCGACTTATGTATGGAAAGTTCCAGTGAGGCCTGGCAGTTTGGCCGCCGGGTAGTCAAAGTCTATATTTTAGCTGAGTAA
- the rsmA gene encoding 16S rRNA (adenine(1518)-N(6)/adenine(1519)-N(6))-dimethyltransferase RsmA: MAIKPRIAQKEVTLHIVKTFGIHMSKKLGQNFLIDGNVVDGIVAAAQVKAGDTVLEVGPGIGTLTQGLAEAGAEVTAVELDRRLLDVLAKTLEGYDNVKVIHGDILKIDISREINKEKYKLVANLPYYITTPIIMKFLEERLPVELLVTMVQKEVAQRMVAKPGGKDYGALSVAVQYYTEPEIMFIVPPKAFIPAPAVESAVIRCTVRTVPPVQVASEKMFFRVVKAAFAQRRKTLANGLKANGLDKAAVEKVLAQAGIDGTRRGEQLSLDEFAAIANAWTGLLEAQAI, from the coding sequence ATGGCAATTAAGCCGCGTATTGCCCAAAAAGAAGTAACCTTACATATCGTGAAGACTTTTGGCATTCATATGTCTAAAAAACTCGGACAGAATTTCCTCATTGACGGGAATGTTGTTGACGGCATTGTAGCGGCCGCCCAGGTTAAAGCCGGTGATACCGTGCTGGAAGTCGGTCCGGGAATTGGCACCCTAACCCAGGGGTTAGCCGAAGCAGGAGCCGAGGTAACCGCGGTGGAACTGGACCGGCGTTTGCTGGATGTGCTTGCCAAGACCCTGGAGGGGTATGATAATGTCAAAGTCATCCATGGGGATATTTTAAAAATTGACATTTCCCGGGAAATAAACAAAGAAAAGTACAAGCTTGTCGCCAATCTGCCATATTATATTACGACCCCTATTATTATGAAATTTTTGGAAGAACGGTTACCTGTCGAATTGCTGGTAACCATGGTGCAAAAAGAAGTGGCGCAGCGCATGGTGGCAAAGCCTGGTGGTAAGGACTACGGAGCGTTGTCGGTTGCTGTTCAGTACTATACCGAACCGGAAATTATGTTTATTGTGCCGCCAAAAGCCTTTATTCCGGCTCCGGCAGTGGAATCAGCCGTTATCCGGTGCACTGTGCGCACCGTGCCGCCGGTGCAGGTTGCCAGTGAGAAGATGTTTTTCCGGGTAGTTAAGGCTGCCTTTGCCCAGCGCCGGAAAACGCTGGCCAACGGGCTGAAGGCTAACGGGCTGGATAAAGCAGCGGTGGAAAAGGTGCTTGCTCAGGCTGGTATTGACGGTACACGGCGCGGGGAGCAGCTGTCGCTTGATGAATTTGCAGCTATCGCCAATGCCTGGACAGGCCTGTTGGAGGCTCAGGCAATATAG
- a CDS encoding TatD family hydrolase, with protein sequence MLFDSHAHLDDKRFDDDREQVIQRAAAAGLVGILNAGACMESSARSVALAGKHELVYAAVGIHPHDAKEAKAGDYEQLADWCLAPKVVAIGEIGLDYYYDLSPREVQQQVFRRQIDVARQLKKPIIIHDRDAHGDVLAMIKKEAKGMSGVLHCFSGSLEMATEVIKLGFYVSFAGPVTYAKDGKLKEVAARIPLERLLVETDCPYLTPQPYRGRRNEPAHVRFTAAEVAQVRGMEPAALAAAATANTKRLFGIDA encoded by the coding sequence ATGTTGTTTGACTCACATGCCCATCTTGATGATAAACGGTTTGACGATGACCGTGAGCAAGTGATTCAGCGGGCGGCGGCAGCCGGACTTGTCGGTATCCTGAACGCCGGTGCCTGTATGGAGTCTTCGGCCCGCTCAGTCGCCCTTGCCGGGAAACATGAACTGGTTTATGCCGCTGTCGGCATCCACCCCCATGATGCCAAAGAGGCTAAAGCCGGTGACTATGAACAACTGGCCGACTGGTGCCTTGCACCTAAAGTAGTGGCCATTGGTGAGATTGGCCTTGACTATTATTATGACTTATCGCCGCGCGAGGTTCAGCAGCAGGTTTTCCGCCGCCAGATTGATGTGGCCCGCCAGCTTAAAAAGCCTATCATCATTCATGACCGGGATGCGCATGGCGATGTGCTGGCAATGATTAAAAAAGAGGCCAAAGGAATGAGTGGCGTACTGCACTGCTTTTCCGGCAGCCTGGAAATGGCGACAGAAGTGATCAAGCTGGGTTTTTATGTTTCCTTTGCCGGGCCGGTAACCTATGCCAAAGACGGCAAACTCAAAGAAGTCGCAGCCAGGATTCCGCTGGAACGGCTGCTGGTGGAAACCGACTGCCCTTATCTGACGCCCCAGCCGTACCGCGGCCGCCGCAATGAGCCGGCACATGTCCGCTTTACTGCGGCAGAGGTGGCGCAGGTCCGGGGGATGGAACCGGCAGCATTGGCAGCGGCGGCGACAGCTAACACCAAGCGCTTGTTCGGGATTGATGCATAA
- a CDS encoding polysaccharide deacetylase family protein — protein MPVRKFHSMLCTVVIMAAMFVVIDKELANDSKTISKVPTNQKVVALTIDDGPHKRVTPEILAILKDKKVKATFFVLGTNVENSPTILAQEVADGHEIGVHAYNHPSLPKLSDKKIEEEFEKAEAVILPITEKPTLFRPPGGAFNERVLRIAKQRGYQVILWSIDTRDWACPPEKKIIDAVFNEVKPGSIILMHDGQYPIPTPHALGTIIDGLHERGYTFVTVSELLHYNEVGHTFPRL, from the coding sequence ATGCCTGTGAGAAAATTCCACTCAATGCTATGCACGGTGGTAATAATGGCTGCAATGTTTGTGGTAATAGATAAAGAGTTGGCAAACGATAGCAAAACAATTTCTAAAGTGCCTACTAATCAGAAAGTAGTTGCATTGACAATAGATGATGGACCACATAAAAGGGTGACTCCGGAAATTCTTGCAATATTAAAAGACAAAAAAGTAAAGGCTACCTTCTTCGTTTTAGGAACAAACGTTGAGAATAGTCCGACAATTCTTGCTCAAGAGGTGGCTGACGGTCATGAAATTGGAGTTCATGCTTATAACCATCCGTCGTTACCAAAGTTAAGCGATAAAAAAATTGAAGAAGAATTTGAAAAAGCAGAAGCAGTGATTCTTCCAATCACTGAGAAGCCGACTTTATTCAGACCTCCCGGAGGCGCTTTCAATGAACGGGTGCTTAGGATAGCCAAGCAACGGGGGTATCAGGTGATACTATGGTCAATAGATACAAGAGACTGGGCATGCCCGCCTGAAAAGAAAATCATAGATGCAGTTTTCAATGAAGTAAAACCTGGAAGTATTATTTTAATGCATGATGGACAGTATCCAATCCCAACGCCACATGCACTTGGCACTATAATAGATGGTCTTCATGAGCGTGGTTATACATTTGTTACCGTAAGTGAATTACTACATTACAATGAAGTTGGGCATACCTTTCCCCGTCTTTAA
- the yabG gene encoding sporulation peptidase YabG — translation MDIQVGDLVVRKSHGGDIVFKVADMFVDDAAQTHCVLKGLHLRLMADSPIDDLQRIEAEHLRNEIVRMESMHNDTLRRVMVRRSREREQADLRRSEATKKFSFFDLPGRVLHLDGDEEYLKMCLKTYSQLNIQAVGHWVEETKQADTVIDLLAEVRPDILVLTGHDALAGNGKKDINDINNYRNSKHFVAAVKKARIFEPSRDDLVIFAGACQSHFEAILSSGANFASSPNRIFIHAYDPVFIAEKVAFTPINKTVDVSDAITASVTGVDGVGGLETRGKFRLGMPKTPIK, via the coding sequence GTGGACATTCAAGTAGGCGACCTAGTTGTCAGGAAGTCTCATGGCGGCGACATTGTCTTCAAGGTCGCAGATATGTTTGTTGACGATGCTGCGCAAACTCACTGTGTTCTAAAAGGCCTGCACCTCAGGTTAATGGCTGACTCGCCGATAGATGACTTGCAGCGCATTGAAGCTGAGCATTTGCGTAATGAAATTGTTCGTATGGAAAGTATGCATAATGATACATTGCGGCGGGTTATGGTACGCCGCAGCCGGGAACGGGAACAGGCTGATCTACGGCGTTCGGAGGCTACCAAAAAGTTCAGTTTTTTTGATTTACCCGGACGAGTTCTGCATCTTGACGGTGATGAAGAGTATCTCAAGATGTGTTTAAAAACATACAGCCAGCTTAACATCCAGGCTGTGGGACACTGGGTGGAGGAAACCAAACAGGCGGATACCGTCATTGATTTGTTAGCGGAAGTCCGGCCTGATATTCTTGTACTTACCGGACATGATGCCTTGGCCGGGAATGGTAAAAAAGATATAAACGATATTAATAATTACCGAAATTCCAAACATTTTGTCGCAGCAGTAAAAAAGGCCCGGATATTTGAACCCTCCCGCGATGATTTAGTGATATTTGCCGGGGCTTGCCAGTCGCATTTTGAGGCTATTTTATCCTCCGGCGCAAATTTTGCCAGCTCGCCTAATCGAATTTTCATTCATGCTTATGATCCGGTATTCATTGCCGAAAAGGTAGCCTTTACTCCGATTAATAAAACCGTTGACGTGAGTGATGCCATTACGGCTTCGGTGACCGGCGTGGATGGCGTGGGCGGTCTTGAGACCAGAGGTAAATTCCGGCTGGGTATGCCTAAGACTCCCATAAAATAA
- a CDS encoding ABC transporter ATP-binding protein/permease — MRRLPGVNRKFLQDTWNLTRDYWHSEEKWQARGLLAVIVTLNLAFVYILVLINKWFNRFYSALQNYDKTEVFSAMGEFCLLAAFYIIVAVYKLYLRQMLEIKWRRWLTQKYLTAWLKDQMYYRLQLTDNYTDNPDQRISEDLRLFTSYTLQLSVGLLNAVATLAAFIAILWQLSGTMVIPIGNHPITVYGYMVWVALVYAVIGTWLSHKIGKPLIGLNFDQQRYEADFRFSLVRLRENSESIAFYGGERREEQGFIARFSKVFSNYWQIMQRQKSLTWFASGYGQIAIIFPLVAALPRYFAKEISLGGLLQTAQAFDKVHDSLSFLVTSYATMAEWKAVVDRLTGFVGNMREVSGLSHGNDFIRIGSAPGLDVSELQIDLPDGRRILSGLKLSLSAGDSLLVAGPSGSGKSTLLRTLSGLWPYAKGNITLPATKDFLFLPQKSYLPLGTLREVLLYPGPKEPVTDENICAAMSLCKLDFLKEQLDRVEDWSHVLSLGEQQRIAFVRALIHKPKWLFMDEATSALDEPTERALYTLLKERLQGTAMISVGHRGTLNSYHKKKLTLDGAGHWSVLNL; from the coding sequence ATGAGGCGCTTGCCTGGCGTAAACCGTAAATTTCTGCAAGATACCTGGAATTTGACCCGGGACTACTGGCATTCGGAGGAAAAGTGGCAGGCGCGGGGGCTGCTTGCCGTAATTGTGACCCTTAACCTGGCCTTTGTTTATATTTTAGTGCTGATTAATAAGTGGTTTAACCGGTTTTACAGCGCACTGCAGAATTATGATAAAACAGAAGTTTTTAGTGCTATGGGCGAGTTTTGCCTGTTGGCTGCATTTTACATTATTGTAGCCGTCTATAAGCTTTATCTTAGGCAGATGCTTGAGATCAAATGGCGGCGCTGGCTGACGCAGAAATACCTTACTGCGTGGCTTAAAGACCAGATGTATTACCGGCTGCAACTGACTGACAATTACACCGACAATCCGGACCAGCGTATTAGTGAAGACCTAAGGCTTTTCACTAGTTATACCCTGCAGTTATCGGTGGGTCTGCTTAATGCGGTTGCAACCCTGGCAGCCTTTATCGCTATTCTTTGGCAACTGTCCGGTACAATGGTCATTCCGATTGGCAATCACCCAATTACTGTTTATGGCTATATGGTGTGGGTGGCTCTTGTATATGCGGTAATAGGTACTTGGCTGTCCCATAAAATCGGCAAGCCGCTGATCGGGCTTAATTTTGATCAGCAGCGCTATGAGGCTGACTTCCGCTTTAGTTTGGTACGGCTGAGGGAAAATAGTGAAAGCATTGCCTTCTATGGCGGTGAAAGGCGTGAAGAACAGGGATTTATTGCAAGATTTAGCAAGGTGTTTAGTAATTACTGGCAGATTATGCAGCGACAGAAGAGTTTAACCTGGTTTGCCTCCGGTTATGGACAAATTGCCATTATCTTTCCCCTGGTGGCGGCTTTGCCACGTTACTTTGCCAAAGAAATTTCGCTTGGCGGTTTACTGCAGACCGCGCAGGCTTTTGACAAAGTGCATGATTCTTTATCCTTTTTAGTTACAAGTTATGCCACTATGGCCGAGTGGAAGGCCGTGGTTGACCGGCTTACCGGTTTTGTTGGCAATATGCGTGAAGTGAGTGGTTTGTCTCATGGCAACGATTTTATCCGGATAGGATCTGCACCGGGACTGGATGTGAGTGAGCTGCAGATTGACCTGCCTGATGGGCGGCGAATTCTGTCCGGACTCAAGCTGTCACTGTCAGCCGGGGATTCGTTATTGGTAGCCGGCCCTTCAGGCAGCGGTAAAAGCACGCTGCTCAGGACATTATCCGGCTTATGGCCCTATGCAAAGGGGAATATCACTTTGCCGGCAACAAAAGATTTTCTGTTTTTACCGCAAAAATCCTACCTGCCGCTTGGTACACTGCGGGAAGTATTACTTTACCCTGGGCCTAAAGAGCCGGTTACTGATGAAAATATTTGTGCTGCCATGTCACTGTGTAAGCTGGACTTTTTGAAAGAGCAGCTGGACAGGGTGGAAGACTGGTCGCATGTATTGTCTTTGGGTGAACAGCAGCGGATTGCCTTTGTGCGGGCACTGATTCATAAGCCGAAGTGGCTGTTTATGGATGAGGCGACCTCGGCTCTTGACGAGCCCACCGAACGGGCATTATATACTCTGCTTAAGGAACGCTTGCAGGGTACGGCGATGATCAGCGTCGGCCACCGGGGAACGCTTAACAGCTACCATAAAAAGAAATTAACTCTCGATGGTGCCGGACACTGGAGTGTGCTCAATTTATAA